CCGTCCAGCACCCGCCGCAGCAGGTCGCCGGTCCGGTGCCGGGCCAGCTCCTGGGCCGCGCGCGCCCGCAGCAGCAACAGCGCCGCCGTCGACGCCCCCTGTACGAGTGTCTCGGCCGCGTCCGCCGCGAGGGTGCCGCCGTCCACGACCCACACCGAGCCCAGCGTCTCCCCGCCGGCCCGGACGGCCACCGCGAGGCGGGGCAGGGCGCCCTCCCGGAGCGCGGGCAGCCGTACCGGGGCGTCGGCCGCGAACAGCGTCCGGTACTGCTCGGTGTTGCCCGAGCCGGTCGGTACCTGGAGGCCCAGGATGCCCTGGCGGCGGTCCTCGTCGACCGGCTGCCCGGGCACCGTGGAGTAGGCGAGGATCCGCCGGCGGGGGTCCTCGACCGCGGTGGCCCCGCCGGTCGCCGCCGCGATGGCGTCGGCCAGCGCGAACAGGTCACCCTGGCCGCCCGCCGACGACACCGGACGGGCGCCGACCGCCGAGGCGAGCAGCAGGTGCGCCTGGTGCCAGGCGGTGTCCTCGGGGACGGACAGCAGTGCCACCCCGTACGCCTCCGCCTCGGCCGCCGGGCCGTCCGGCCCGCGCACCACCAGACCGGTCATCCCGGCCTCCGCGGCGGCCCGCGCCAACGGCCCGGTCGCCGCCGCCCGCGTCCCGACCGCCAGCAGCAGCGCGCCCGGCGTCCGGGGGAGCGGGGCCTGGGCGTCGTACAGGACGACCTCGGTGACGGGGGCGCCGAGCCCGGCGGGGGCAGAGTGCAGGCGCAGCGAGGTGCCGCCGACGACGTCGAGGAGGTCGCCGAGGGTGCAGGCGTCCATGGGTGCCCCCAGCAGCTGTCTCTACGGCCGGACCGCGTCTGCGAAGAGAAGCTTTGGCCGATGTTCAAACGAACGTACGCAGTTGTTGTACGACCGCACAACCCGGGACGCCCCGGTCGGCTCCCAGACTCTGCACATGACCCCAGTGAGCATCCGTACCGTCCACGACGTCGCCGGCCTCGACGCCGTCAGCGCGTACTTCGGCGAGGTGTGGCGGACCCCGCGCACGGCCCCGCCCTATCCGGCCGAGGTGCTGCACAGCCTGGTCCACTCGGGTGGCGCGGTGCACGCCGCCCACGAGGGGGAGCGGCTCGCCGGGGCCGCCGTGGCGGTGTTCGGGCCGCCCGCCGCCCAGGAGGCGTACTCGCTGGTCGCGGCCGCGGAGCCGGGGCGCGGGGAGGCGGTGAAGCAGGCCCAGCGGGCGTGGGCGCTCGGTCTCGGCGCCCGCACCATGCGCTGGACCTTCGACCCGCTGATCGGCCGCAACGCCCGCTTCAACCTGGTCAAGCTGGGCGCGAGGGGCACCGAGTACCTCGTCGACTTCTACGGCCCCATGACGGACGGCGTGAACGGCGGCGACGAGAGCGACCGGCTGACGGTGACGTGGGATCTGACGGCGCCGGGGCGGTCGTACGACGACGGTGATCGTTCGTACGGCGGCAGTGACCGTGAGGCCGCGCCCGCCACGCACCGCGGGCCCGACGGCGCGACCCTCGCCCGGCGCGACCTCGCCGACCTGCGGATCTGGTGCCGGGTCCCGGACGACGTGGTCAAGCTGCGGGCCGCCGAGCCGGTGCTCGCGCTGCGCTGGCGGCGGGCCGTGCGCGAGGTGTTCACGGAGGCCTTCGGGCAGGGGTTCCGGGCGACCGGGATGTCCCGCGACGGCTGGTACACGCTGACCCGGGAGGGGACGGAATGAAGCTCGAACGCGTTGAGGTCGTCCATGTGGAGATTCCGCTGGTCAGCCCGTTCCGGACCTCCTTCGGCACGATGACGACCAAGGACACCTTCCTGCTGCACGTCGTCACCGACACCGCGGAGGGCTGGTCGGAGTTCGCCGCCGATCCGCGGCCGCTGTACTGCTCGGAGTTCGTGGCGGGCGCGGAACTCGTGCTGCGGGACTTCCTGGTGCCGCGGGTGGCGGCGCTGCCCGCGCTCACGGCGGCCGCGCTCGGGCCGGCCATGGCGCGGATCAAGGGCCACGAGCTGGCGAAGGCGGCCCTGGAGACGGCGGTCCTGGACGCGGAGCTGCGGTCGTACGGCATGCCGCTGGCGGTGTATCTGGGCGCGGTCCGCGACCGGGTGCCGGCGGGGGTGTCGGTGGGGATCAAGGAGTCCGTGCCGGAGCTTCTCGACGCCGTCGAGGGGTATCTCGACGAGGGGTACGTCCGGATCAAGCTGAAGATCGAACCCGGCTGGGACCTAGAGCCGGTACGGGCCGTGCGTGAGCGCTTCGGTGCCGGGCTGCCGCTCCAGGTCGACGCCAACACGGCGTACACGCTCGCGGACGCGGAACACCTGCGGCGCCTCGACGAGTTCGGGCTGCTGCTGATCGAGGAGCCGCTGGAGGAGAACAACCTGCACGGCCACGCACGGTTGCAGGCCCGGCTGTCGACCCCCGTGTGCCTCGACGAGTCCCTGCACAACGCCCGCGACACCGCCTCCGCGATCGCGATGGACGCCTGCCGGGTGGTCAATGTGAAGCCCGCGCGCGTGGGCGGATATCTGGAGGCTCGCCGCATCCACGACGTGGCCCGCGCGCACGGCGTGCCGGTGTGGTGCGGCGGCATGCTGGAGACGGGAATCGGCCGCGCCCCGAACCTCGCCCTCGCCGCCCTGCCCGGCTTCACCCTCCCCGGCGACACCTCCGCCTCCGCCCGCTACTTCGCCGAGGACCTCACCGAACCGTTCGTCCTGGAGGACGGCCACCTGCCGGTCCCACGA
Above is a window of Streptomyces griseorubiginosus DNA encoding:
- a CDS encoding chorismate synthase, with product MTPVSIRTVHDVAGLDAVSAYFGEVWRTPRTAPPYPAEVLHSLVHSGGAVHAAHEGERLAGAAVAVFGPPAAQEAYSLVAAAEPGRGEAVKQAQRAWALGLGARTMRWTFDPLIGRNARFNLVKLGARGTEYLVDFYGPMTDGVNGGDESDRLTVTWDLTAPGRSYDDGDRSYGGSDREAAPATHRGPDGATLARRDLADLRIWCRVPDDVVKLRAAEPVLALRWRRAVREVFTEAFGQGFRATGMSRDGWYTLTREGTE
- the menC gene encoding o-succinylbenzoate synthase — translated: MKLERVEVVHVEIPLVSPFRTSFGTMTTKDTFLLHVVTDTAEGWSEFAADPRPLYCSEFVAGAELVLRDFLVPRVAALPALTAAALGPAMARIKGHELAKAALETAVLDAELRSYGMPLAVYLGAVRDRVPAGVSVGIKESVPELLDAVEGYLDEGYVRIKLKIEPGWDLEPVRAVRERFGAGLPLQVDANTAYTLADAEHLRRLDEFGLLLIEEPLEENNLHGHARLQARLSTPVCLDESLHNARDTASAIAMDACRVVNVKPARVGGYLEARRIHDVARAHGVPVWCGGMLETGIGRAPNLALAALPGFTLPGDTSASARYFAEDLTEPFVLEDGHLPVPRTPGIGVEPLPDALRRFTRERRDLYGG
- a CDS encoding helix-turn-helix domain-containing protein, with translation MDACTLGDLLDVVGGTSLRLHSAPAGLGAPVTEVVLYDAQAPLPRTPGALLLAVGTRAAATGPLARAAAEAGMTGLVVRGPDGPAAEAEAYGVALLSVPEDTAWHQAHLLLASAVGARPVSSAGGQGDLFALADAIAAATGGATAVEDPRRRILAYSTVPGQPVDEDRRQGILGLQVPTGSGNTEQYRTLFAADAPVRLPALREGALPRLAVAVRAGGETLGSVWVVDGGTLAADAAETLVQGASTAALLLLRARAAQELARHRTGDLLRRVLDGTADAAGSAARLGVEGPLRVAAFALDTAGLPDDGDTASRPDTEQTGLRLLDVVRLNCEARYGRHACALVDGVVYAVLPAVGEHAGGRHRRLAEHIVARAGQALRVPVRAGLGAVVAGLGEVAGSRADADLVLRLLGPALPVATVDEVRPRVTLLRLAEVLGTRRELSAGSWRTVLAHDEEHGTDHARTLVCWFDAGCDMAGAAKLLAVHPNTCRYRLRQVRQLFGIDLDDPDERLVLWLQLRVLAGLGPVYG